A DNA window from Camelina sativa cultivar DH55 chromosome 17, Cs, whole genome shotgun sequence contains the following coding sequences:
- the LOC104756049 gene encoding glutathione S-transferase U26, with amino-acid sequence MADEVILLDYWPSMFGMRTKMALAEKGVEYEYKETDPWVKTPLLLEMNPIHKKIPVLIHKGKPICESLIQLEYIDEVWSDTYPILPSDPYLKSQARFWADFIDRKFYDPSWKIWATVGEEHAAVKKELLEHFKTLETELGDKPYYGGEVFGYMDIALMGYYSWFKAMEKFGDFSIEKEFPKLTTWTKRCLERESVVKALADSDRIIEYVYVLQKKFGGA; translated from the exons ATGGCGGATGAAGTGATTCTTCTTGATTACTGGCCAAGCATGTTTGGGATGAGGACAAAGATGGCTTTGGCTGAGAAAGGAGTGGAGTATGAGTACAAGGAAACGGATCCTTGGGTTAAGACTCCTTTGCTCCTCGAGATGAACCCTATCCACAAGAAGATTCCGGTTCTCATCCACAAAGGTAAACCCATCTGTGAGTCTCTTATTCAGCTTGAGTACATCGATGAGGTTTGGTCCGATACATACCCGATCCTTCCTTCTGATCCTTACCTCAAGTCTCAAGCTAGATTTTGGGCTGATTTCATCGACAGAAag TTTTACGACCCATCATGGAAGATATGGGCAACAGTGGGCGAAGAACATGCGGCAGTGAAGAAGGAACTGTTGGAACATTTCAAGACACTTGAAACAGAGCTCGGAGACAAGCCTTATTATGGTGGGGAAGTGTTCGGATATATGGACATTGCATTGATGGGATACTACAGCTGGTTCAAGGCCATGGAGAAATTTGGTGATTTCAGTATCGAAAAAGAGTTTCCGAAATTGACTACGTGGACCAAGAGGTGTTTGGAAAGAGAGAGTGTGGTTAAGGCATTAGCTGATTCTGATAGGATCATTGAGTACGTTTATGTCCTGCAGAAGAAATTTGGAGGAGCGTGA
- the LOC104756050 gene encoding CASP-like protein 2A1 — protein MEKSNDHDKGNHGGSGGGATDKWEEVGPGMRTAETMLRLAPVGLCVAALVVMLKDSEDNEFGSISYSNLAAFRYLVHANGICAGYSLLSAAIAAMPRSSSTMPRVWTFFCLDQLLTYLVLAAGAVSAEVLYLAYNGDAAITWSDACSSYGSFCHKATASVIITFFVVCFYVVLSLISSYKLFTRFDPPSIVDSDKNIEVAVFGS, from the exons atggagaagagTAACGATCATGACAAGGGTAACCACGGCGGTTCCGGTGGCGGTGCGACGGATAAGTGGGAGGAGGTTGGTCCCGGAATGCGAACCGCCGAAACAATGCTCCGGTTAGCTCCAGTGGGGCTTTGTGTTGCGGCGCTTGTTGTCATGCTTAAGGACTCCGAAGACAATGAGTTCGGTTCTATATCTTACTCCAATCTCGCAGCTTTTAG GTACTTGGTGCATGCAAACGGAATATGTGCGGGCTACTCTCTTCTATCAGCAGCCATTGCAGCGATGCCTCGTTCTTCTTCAACCATGCCTCGTGTTTGGACCTTCTTTTGTCTCGATCAG CTTCTGACCTATCTGGTTCTTGCTGCTGGAGCTGTGTCCGCGGAAGTTCTATACTTAGCTTACAATGGGGATGCAGCCATTACCTGGAGCGATGCATGTAGCTCCTATGGCAGTTTCTGCCATAAAGCCACTGCTTCTGTTATAATCACATTCTTTGTGGTTTGCTTCTACGTTGTTCTCTCTCTAATCTCCTCTTATAAGCTCTTTACTCGCTTTGACCCTCCTTCCATTGTTGACTCCGACAAGAACATCGAAGTCGCTGTCTTCGGAAGTTGA
- the LOC104756051 gene encoding uncharacterized protein LOC104756051, giving the protein MKEEDVSSQNVNPRSNRNSVASASASASATPVDRFRRRARSPSPPLTAAASSAGASSPAVLVNAGSVDWSGHGLAISGRSCRTWDRGDLLRRLATFKPSNWLGKPKTASSLACAQKGWVSVDLDKIQCEYCGSNLHYTPPQDSSNHPEADSIREEFSNQLDAAHESSCPWVGQSCAESLVQFPPTPPSALIGGYKDRCDGLLQFYSLPIVSQSAIDQMRASRRPQIDRLLAHPQVYANDDLSFRMDNISAAETSKEVALSNYYRAQKLISLCGWEPRWLPNIQDCEEHSAQSARNGCPSGAARNQSRLQDPGPSRKQFSASSRKASGNYEVLGPEYKSESRLPLLDCSLCGVTIRIWDFMTTSRPVPFSAINATLPETSKKMGVTRGTSATSGINGWFANEGMEQQQNEDVDEAETSVKRRLVSNVGLNLYQTAAGASSSAQLNMSVTRDNYQFSDRGKEVLWRQPSGSEVGDRAASYESRGPSTRKRSLDDGGSTVDRPYLRIQHADSVEGTVVDRDGDEVNDDSAGPSKRTRGSYVHEAYPPLYGRDLSVGGPSHSLDTENEREVNRSDPFSEGNEQAMAFPGTRDSTRASSVIAMDTICHSANDDSMESVENHPADFDDINYPSVATAQSADFNDPSELNFSNQAQQSACFQPAPARFNAEPGISSINDGEEVLNTETVTAQGRDGPSLGVSGGSVGMGASHEAEIHGADVSVHRGDSVVGDMEPVAEVIENLGQSGEFAPEQGLTDDFVPEEMDREGRLGDSQDRVSQSIVRADSGSKIVDSLKAESVESGEKMSNINVLITDDSVHPSLSCNAIMCSGYEASKEEVTQTWESPLNAGFALPGSSYTANDQGPPNGDSNDEIVEFDPIKYHNCYCPWVNENVAAAGCSSNSSGSSGFAEAVCGWQLTLDALDSFQSLENPQNQTMESESAASLCKDDHRTPSQKLLKRQSFISSHGKK; this is encoded by the exons ATGAAGGAAGAGGATGTGAGTTCGCAGAACGTAAACCCTAGGAGTAATCGGAACAGTGTTGCCTCAGCTTCTGCTTCCGCCTCTGCTACTCCCGTTGATAGGTTCCGACGTCGTGCTAGATCGCCTTCTCCTCCTCTCACTGCTGCTGCTAG CTCTGCAGGTGCATCATCTCCTGCTGTTCTGGTTAACGCTGGCAGTGTGGACTGGTCAGGTCATGGGCTAGCTATATCAGGTCGTTCCTGTAGAACTTGGGATAGAGGAGATTTACTTCGACGTCTTGCCACTTTCAAGCCTTCAAATTGGCTTGGGAAGCCTAAA ACAGCTAGTTCTTTGGCTTGTGCTCAGAAAGGTTGGGTTAGTGTTGATTTGGACAAAATTCAATGTGAATACTGTGGGTCTAATCTACATTACACTCCTCCACAAGATTCGTCGAATCATCCTGAAG CTGATAGCATCCGAGAAGAATTCTCCAACCAGCTTGATGCTGCACATGAGAGCTCTTGTCCATGGGTAGGACAAAGTTGTGCAGAAAGCTTAGTTCAGTTTCCACCCACTCCTCCATCAGCCTTGATTGGAGGTTACAAG GATCGTTGTGATGGGCTCCTACAGTTCTATTCTCTACCAATTGTCTCGCAATCTGCGATTGACCAGATGCGTGCTTCAAGACGACCACAAATTGACCGCCTTTTGGCACATCCTCAAGTCTATGCCAATGATGATCTCAGTTTTAGAATGGATAATATCTCAGCTGCAGAAACGTCCAAAGAAGTGGCTCTTAGTAATTACTATCGC GCTCAAAAGCTGATAAGCCTTTGCGGATGGGAGCCTAG ATGGCTTCCAAATATCCAAGATTGTGAAGAACATTCGGCCCAGTCAGCTAGAAATGGGTGCCCTTCTGGCGCAGCTAGAAATCAAAGTCGTCTACAAGATCCTGGTCCAAGCAGGAAACAATTTTCGGCTTCATCCCGAAAAGCCTCTGGAAATTATGAAGTTTTGGGTCCAGAATATAAATCGGAATCCAGATTACCCCTACTGGATTGTAGTTTATGTGGTGTAACCATCAGGATTTGGGATTTCATGACCACTTCTCGGCCGGTTCCGTTTTCCGCTATAAATGCCACTCTTCCTGAAACGAGCAAGAAAATGGGAGTGACACGTGGCACTAGTGCAACAAGTGGGATAAATGGATGGTTTGCTAATGAGGGCATGGAACAGCAGCAAAATGAAGATGTTGACGAGGCTGAAACTTCAGTTAAGAGAAGATTAGTATCAAATGTAGGTCTGAACTTATATCAAACTGCAGCTGGTGCATCATCCTCTGCACAACTGAACATGTCCGTGACCCGCGATAATTACCAATTTAGTGATAGAGGAAAGGAAGTGTTGTGGAGGCAGCCTTCAGGAAGTGAGGTTGGTGATCGTGCTGCTTCATATGAATCACGAGGGCCTAGTACTCGTAAACGGAGTCTGGATGATGGTGGAAGCACGGTTGATAGGCCTTATCTACGGATACAACATGCAGACAGTGTTGAAGGGACTGTTGTTGACCGTGACGGTGATGAGGTTAATGATGATTCAGCAGGGCCTTCAAAGCGTACCCGAGGCTCTTATGTGCATGAAGCTTATCCTCCCTTGTATGGGCGAGACTTATCAGTAGGGGGGCCAAGTCACTCACTGGATACTGAAAACGAGAGGGAAGTAAATAGAAGTGACCCATTTAGTGAAGGAAATGAACAAGCTATGGCTTTCCCAGGTACTAGAGACTCCACGCGGGCTTCCTCTGTCATTGCAATGGATACAATTTGCCACAGTGCCAATGATGATTCTATGGAAAGTGTGGAAAACCATCCAGCGGACTTTGATGATATAAATTATCCCTCTGTGGCGACAGCTCAAAGTGCGGACTTCAATGATCCTTCGGAACTGAATTTCAGCAATCAAGCTCAGCAGAGTGCTTGCTTCCAACCAGCTCCTGCTCGGTTTAATGCTGAACCAGGCATTAGCAGCATAAATGACGGTGAGGAAGTACTGAACACAGAGACTGTCACTGCCCAGGGAAGGGATGGACCAAGTTTAGGTGTCAGTGGGGGTAGTGTCGGAATGGGTGCAAGTCACGAGGCAGAAATCCACGGAGCTGATGTTTCAGTCCATAGGGGAGATAGCGTTGTTGGAGACATGGAACCAGTTGCAGAGGTCATAGAGAATCTAGGACAAAGCGGTGAATTTGCACCAGAGCAAGGCCTTACTGATGATTTTGTTCCTGAAGAAATGGATCGAGAAGGTAGGCTTGGGGATAGTCAAGATAGGGTGTCTCAATCAATTGTAAGGGCGGACAGTGGCTCTAAAATTGTTGATTCATTGAAGGCTGAATCTGTTGAAAGTGGTGAAAAGATGAGTAACATAAATGTGTTGATCACCGACGACAGTGTTCATCCATCTTTGTCTTGCAATGCGATCATGTGTTCTGGTTACGAAGCATCAAAAGAGGAAGTGACCCAGACGTGGGAGTCCCCGCTCAATGCTGGCTTTGCCCTCCCCGGATCAAGTTACACTGCGAATGACCAAG GGCCTCCAAACGGAGACAGCAATGATGAAATTGTGGAATTTGATCCAATAAAGTATCATAACTGTTACTGCCCTTGGGTTAATGAAAATGTGGCTGCTGCTGGATGTAGCAGCAACAGTTCGGGTTCTTCGGGTTTTGCTGAGGCGGTGTGTGGGTGGCAACTAACTCTTGATGCCCTTGATTCGTTCCAGTCGCTTGAAAATCCTCAAAACCAGACAATGGAATCAGAATCAGCTGCATCTCTGTGCAAG GATGATCACCGAACTCCTTCCCAGAAGCTCTTGAAACGCCAATCTTTTATCAGCAGCCATGGGAAAAAGTAA
- the LOC104759263 gene encoding translation initiation factor IF-2, chloroplastic-like, which produces MPSMLVLVGTMPSLASLVSLGGACASVSGTSSSDASYALVKRVSLSRRSVKGTKKWLCKYSVSSSTTTTTSTSTTADFIAEQNNSSVSIDSNSFRGSIDGGGDDSEVVLKQNPKPVLKPPVPRVERGLGVNTAPWSKDLSNGGKFDGQEERNKVIESLGDVLDQAEKLEIPKPGSKEGGEAVKPSQPSANSSNSRNGSYASAAATKKTKTMKSVWRKGDAVAAVQKVVKQSPKIEPRTKEEEEEVNAKAGTQLAPPQPPFRPQPPLRPQPMLQGKPMVAPSPVKPPVKKTPILKDLGMAAKPLVSQEVDSSVKSKERKPILVDKFASKKKGVDPVASQAVLAPTKPGKGPPSNKFRVEHRNKKNAPASPRRRVVAEDDGDEDTSISRSGRKGRKWSKASRKAVRLQAAKDAAPVKAEILEVEEEGMSIEDLAYNLAIGEGDILGYLYSKGIRPDGVQTLDREMVKMICRDYDVEVLDADSVKVEEMAKKRQTFDEEDLDKLEDRPPVITIMGHVDHGKTTLLDYIRKSKVAASEAGGITQGIGAYKVSVPVDGKLQSCVFLDTPGHEAFGAMRARGARVTDIAIIVVAADDGIRPQTSEAIAHAKAAAVPIVIAINKIDKEGASPERVMQELSSIGLMPEDWGGDVPMVQISALKGENIDDLLETVMLVAEVSFGYEITYILAPKWTQNFVRALFDHSGERVDEAGPSIPAQVIGLNNVPIAGDEFEIVSSLDVAREMAEARAISLRDERISAKAGDGKVTLSSLASAVSAKKMSGLDLHQLNIILKVDVQGSIEAVRQALQVLPQENVTLKFLLQATGDVSNSDVDLASASEAIIFGFNVKASGSVKKAAENKGVEIRLYRVIYELIDDVRNAMEGLLESVEEQIPIGSAEVRATFSSGSGRVAGCMVNEGKFVKDCGIRVLRKGKTVHVGVLDSLKRVKENVKEVGAGLECGIGMDDYDDWIEGDIIEAFNAVQKRRTLEEASASMSAAIEEAGV; this is translated from the exons ATGCCGTCGATGCTTGTTCTCGTCGGCACAATGCCATCGCTAGCTTCTCTTGTTAGTCTAGGTGGTGCTTGTGCAAGTGTTTCAGGAACGAGTTCTTCGGATGCGTCGTATGCATTAGTTAAAAGGGTTTCTTTGTCAAGGAGAAGCGTTAAAGGTACTAAGAAATGGCTCTGTAAATATTCCGTTTCGTCttcaactactactactacttctacTAGTACTACTGCTGACTTCATTGCTGAGCAAAACAACAGCTCAGTTTCTATAGATTCTAACTCGTTTAGAGGGAGTATAGATGGAGGAGGGGATGATAGTGAGGTTGTGCTGAAGCAGAATCCTAAACCTGTGTTGAAACCCCCTGTGCCAAGGGTTGAAAGAGGTTTGGGGGTTAATACTGCTCCTTGGAGTAAGGATTTATCCAATGGGGGTAAGTTTGATGGGCAGGAAGAGAGGAATAAGGTTATTGAATCTCTTGGTGATGTGTTAGATCAAGCTGAGAAATTGGAAATTCCTAAACCGGGTAGTAAAGAAGGTGGTGAGGCTGTTAAACCGTCACAGCCTAGTGCCAACAGTAGTAACTCGAGAAATGGTAGCTATGCGAGCGCTGCAGCTACAAAGAAGACGAAAACTATGAAGAGTGTGTGGCGTAAGGGCGATGCTGTTGCTGCTGTGCAAAAAGTTGTTAAGCAATCACCTAAAATTGAACCTAGAAcgaaagaagaggaggaagaggttaATGCCAAAGCAGGCACTCAATTGGCACCACCTCAGCCTCCTTTTAGACCTCAACCTCCTCTAAGACCCCAGCCAATGTTACAAGGGAAACCTATGGTAGCTCCGTCACCCGTTAAGCCACCTGTAAAGAAAACACCCATCTTAAAAGATCTTGGTATGGCAGCAAAGCCTTTGGTTTCTCAAGAAGTTGATTCTAgcgttaaaagtaaagaaaggaAGCCTATTTTGGTTGACAAATTTGCTTCCAAGAAAAAAGGTGTTGATCCTGTGGCCTCTCAGGCTGTGTTAGCTCCTACTAAGCCTGGAAAGGGTCCTCCCTCTAACAAGTTCAGAGTTGAGCACCGTAATAAGAAAAATGCACCAGCTAGTCCAAGACGAAGAGTTGTTGCTGAAGATGACGGCGACGAAGATACATCCATTTCTCGATCAGGTAGAAAAGGGAGAAAATGGAGTAAAGCTAGTAGGAAGGCTGTGAGACTCCAGGCTGCAAAAGACGCAGCACCTGTCAAAGCTGAAATCTTAGAGGTAGAGGAAGAAGGCATGTCCATCGAGGATTTGGCTTACAACCTAGCCATCGGCGAAGGTGACATTCTTGGGTATCTATATTCAAAAGGGATTAGACCTGATGGTGTGCAGACCTTGGACCGagagatggtgaagatgatttGTAGAGATTACGATGTTGAGGTCCTTGATGCTGATTCAGTTAAAGTAGAAGAGATGGCAAAGAAAAGACAAacttttgatgaagaagatttgGACAAGTTAGAGGACAGGCCTCCTGTCATAACGATAATGGGTCATGTGGACCATGGAAAG ACTACTCTTCTGGATTATATCAGAAAAAGCAAG GTTGCTGCTTCAGAAGCAGGGGGAATTACACAAGGAATTGGTGCCTATAAGGTGTCGGTCCCTGTTGATGGAAAGTTGCAGTCCTGCGTTTTCCTTGATACCCCTGGACATGAG GCATTTGGTGCTATGCGAGCTCGAGGAGCACGGGTCACTGACATTGCAATCATTGTGGTTGCTGCTGATGATGGAATTCGTCCTCAAACAAGTGAAGCAATAGCTCATGCAAAGGCTGCTGCTGTACCAATAGTCATAGCTATAAATAAG ATAGATAAGGAAGGAGCAAGTCCAGAGAGAGTGATGCAAGAGCTTTCTTCAATTGGTTTGATGCCTGAAGACTGGGGTGGTGATGTTCCAATGGTTCAG ATCAGTGCGTTGAAAGGGGAGAATATAGATGATCTGTTGGAAACTGTCATGCTTGTTGCAGAGGTTAGTTT TGGCTACGAAATTACTTACATACTTGCTCCAAAGTGGacccaaaatttt GTACGAGCTTTATTTGATCACAGCGGGGAACGAGTTGATGAAGCTGGGCCGTCCATACCTGCACAG GTGATTGGCTTAAATAATGTCCCCATTGCTGGTGACGAATTTGAGATTGTCTCTTCCCTTGATGTGGCGCGTGAGATGGCAGAGGCACGTGCAATATCACTACGAGATGAAAGAATATCTGCAAAGGCTGGGGATGGAAAGGTCACGCTTTCCTCCTTAGCTTCTGCTGTATCAGCGAAAAAGATGTCAGGCTTAGATTTGCATCAGCTTAATATCATCTTGAAGGTCGATGTACAG GGATCCATTGAAGCCGTCAGACAAGCCCTGCAAGTCCTCCCTCAGGAGAATGTCACCTTAAAATTCTTGCTACAAGCGACAGGGGACGTCAGCAACAGTGATGTTGATCTAGCATCAGCGAGTGAAGCCatcatttttggatttaatgTCAAAGCGTCTGGTTCTGTTAAAAAAGCTGCAGAAAACAAAGGTGTTGAAATCCGACTATACAGAGTTATCTATGAGCTTATTGATGATGTGCGAAACGCAATGGAAGGACTTCTTGAGTCTGTTGAG GAACAAATCCCGATTGGCTCAGCAGAAGTTCGGGCTACTTTCAGCAGTGGTAGTGGTCGTGTGGCTGGGTGTATGGTGAATGAAGGGAAATTTGTCAAAGATTGTGGCATCAGGGTACTCCGGAAGGGTAAAACTGTCCATGTCGGTGTCCTTGATTCTCTTAAACGAGTTAAAGAAAACGTGAAAGAG GTGGGTGCTGGATTAGAATGTGGTATTGGTATGGATGACTACGATGATTGGATTGAAGGAGACATCATCGAGGCCTTTAACGCAGTTCAAAAGAGGCGAACGCTAGAAGAAGCATCGGCTTCAATGTCTGCCGCGATTGAAGAGGCTGGAGTCTAA